In Patagioenas fasciata isolate bPatFas1 chromosome 18, bPatFas1.hap1, whole genome shotgun sequence, a genomic segment contains:
- the FOXJ1 gene encoding forkhead box protein J1: MAQGWLSRPRPGKGSMGDSDDLDDSLTSLMWLPDFSILASIAKSSSCPSGPDPHDCQRIPSFAAPCSPLAADPACMGMPHTPCKPISSSTSRTAHHTVAMPPQLAEDIDYKTNPHIKPPYSYATLICMAMEASKKPKITLSAIYKWITDNFCYFRHADPTWQNSIRHNLSLNKCFIKVPREKGEPGKGGFWKLDPEYADRLKNGASKKRRMPSVQIHPAFTKKAQQESWCVTSPPASACTSNNILNVSTESQQLLKEFEEVTGDQNWNLVDGKAGHKRKQPLPKRTAKTPRLSNPALLTQEEQSELGSLKGDFDWEAIFHTNLNGDFSTFGDLELTPPFTPTTRDLDLTVHGHHIDCPQGQEQVLTESSQNNLDFDETFMATSFLQHPWDEGSNDYLSNSINVEQLFELNDVSLPVDGSDWTSLAPLL, from the exons ATGGCTCAGGGGTGGCTGAGTCGTCCACGGCCAGGCAAGGGCAGCATGGGGGACTCGGATGACCTGGATGACAGCCTGACCAGCCTCATGTGGCTGCCAGACTTCTCAATCCTCGccagcattgccaagtcctcctcctgccccagcggCCCGGATCCCCACGACTGTCAGAGGATCCCCAGCTTTGCCGCCCCGTGCTCGCCCCTGGCCGCCGACCCAGCGTGCATGGGCATGCCCCACACTCCCTGCAAGCCCATCTCCTCCTCCACCTCGAGGACGGCACACCACACCGTGGCCATGCCCCCGCAGCTCGCTGAGGACATCGACTACAAGACCAACCCGCACATCAAGCCACCCTACTCCTACGCCACCCTCATCTGCATGGCGATGGAAGCCAGCAAGAAGCCCAAAATCACCCTCTCTGCCATCTACAAGTGGATTACCGACAACTTCTGCTACTTCCGACATGCTGATCCCACCTGGCAG AACTCCATCCGGCACAACCTCTCCTTGAACAAGTGCTTCATCAAGGTGCCTCGGGAGAAGGGCGAGCCAGGGAAAGGTGGATTTTGGAAGCTTGACCCCGAATATGCTGATCGGCTCAAGAATGGTGCTTCCAAAAAGCGGAGGATGCCCTCGGTGCAGATCCACCCAGCCTTCACCAAAAAAGCCCAGCAAGAATCATGGTGTGTCACCAGCCCGCCTGCTTCAGCTTGCACCTCCAATAACATCCTCAACGTCAGCACGGAGTCGCAGCAGCTCCTGAAAGAGTTTGAAGAAGTCACTGGTGACCAGAACTGGAACCTGGTGGATGGCAAAGCAGGTCACAAGCGCAAGCAGCCCTTGCCCAAGCGAACAGCCAAGACGCCTCGGCTTTCCAACCCGGCTTTGCTGACCCAGGAAGAGCAGAGCGAGCTGGGATCGCTCAAAGGTGACTTTGACTGGGAAGCCATCTTCCACACCAACCTGAACGGAGACTTCTCCACTTTTGGGGATCTGGAGCTCACGCCTCCTTTCACCCCCACAACGCGTGACCTGGACTTGACGGTACACGGGCACCACATCGACTGCCCCCAGGGGCAGGAGCAGGTCCTCACCGAATCCAGCCAGAACAACTTGGACTTTGATGAAACATTCATGGCCACTTCTttcctgcagcatccctgggatGAAGGGTCAAATGATTACCTCTCCAACTCCATCAACGTGGAGCAGTTGTTTGAGCTCAACGATGTCTCTTTGCCAGTCGACGGGAGCGACTGGACCAGTCTGGCGCCTCTCCTGTAA